A genomic region of Trichocoleus sp. contains the following coding sequences:
- a CDS encoding MFS transporter, translated as MTSIETVNPSFEARLNTSDVTRVMWLLWALSAGLIALDGFDFFIIGVALPFLQRDFDLSSTEMGAVAVAAIVGSLVGSLTLGPVTDRIGRQVMLLVDIGIFVVATAGTAFAWNAASLIAFRFLVGVGIGADYPISVSYITENVPARLRGRMVIGAFTFQAVGALMGAVTGLAIIYGFQTLYPESIEPAVHYAWRWMLGVGLGLAIGVGILRLSFLLESPRYYIARGEYDAASKAASLLLDQPIVITPETESPEREPNLPYRALFSRKYQRNMLFAAVPWFLQDIATYGIGIFTPAIIGALAYASEASFMNREMASARGAALVDLFLIIGFLIAVWLIDRVGRVRLQIIGFLGMAIGLVVLAASSLLNLEPSLNTIAVFIGFFIFNLTMNAGPNSTTFLLSGEVFPTSIRASGAGFAAAFAKAGAVIGAFGLPIFQRRFGVVPLLLLLAIICVLAAMMTFWFRVETTGRSLEEIGEG; from the coding sequence ATGACCTCGATCGAAACTGTAAATCCTTCATTTGAAGCAAGGCTTAATACTTCTGACGTTACTCGCGTGATGTGGCTACTCTGGGCACTCTCCGCCGGATTGATTGCTCTCGATGGCTTCGATTTTTTCATTATTGGAGTCGCTCTACCCTTTCTCCAACGAGATTTTGATCTCAGTTCAACTGAAATGGGAGCCGTTGCCGTCGCCGCGATCGTTGGGTCGCTGGTTGGGTCATTAACGCTTGGACCCGTAACCGATCGAATTGGGCGGCAGGTGATGCTTTTGGTTGATATTGGCATCTTTGTCGTTGCCACAGCAGGGACTGCCTTCGCCTGGAATGCAGCTTCACTAATCGCGTTCCGCTTTTTAGTTGGTGTGGGCATTGGGGCAGACTATCCCATTAGCGTGTCCTATATCACAGAGAATGTTCCGGCTCGACTTCGGGGACGAATGGTGATTGGAGCCTTTACGTTTCAAGCAGTTGGTGCACTGATGGGAGCCGTGACCGGGCTGGCAATTATCTATGGGTTTCAGACCCTTTATCCTGAGTCGATCGAGCCTGCTGTTCATTACGCCTGGCGCTGGATGTTAGGCGTGGGGCTAGGATTAGCGATCGGCGTCGGTATTCTGCGGCTAAGCTTTTTGCTGGAAAGCCCCCGATATTACATTGCTAGGGGCGAATATGATGCTGCCTCAAAAGCGGCTTCCTTATTGCTGGATCAGCCGATCGTGATCACGCCAGAAACCGAGTCACCGGAACGAGAGCCAAACTTACCTTACCGGGCTTTGTTTTCGCGCAAGTATCAGCGCAACATGCTGTTCGCCGCAGTTCCCTGGTTCCTTCAAGATATTGCAACCTATGGGATTGGCATTTTTACCCCTGCCATCATTGGAGCCTTAGCCTATGCCAGTGAAGCCAGCTTTATGAATCGGGAAATGGCATCGGCAAGAGGTGCAGCTCTAGTGGATTTGTTTCTCATTATTGGTTTTTTGATTGCTGTCTGGCTGATCGATCGCGTCGGGCGAGTGCGGCTACAAATTATTGGTTTTTTGGGCATGGCGATCGGACTTGTTGTTCTGGCAGCATCCAGCCTGTTAAATTTGGAACCTTCCTTAAATACGATCGCTGTATTTATTGGATTTTTTATCTTTAACCTGACGATGAATGCAGGTCCAAATTCCACTACGTTTTTGTTATCGGGTGAAGTTTTTCCAACCTCAATTCGAGCCAGTGGAGCAGGGTTTGCGGCTGCTTTTGCGAAAGCCGGAGCCGTGATTGGGGCGTTTGGTTTGCCGATTTTCCAAAGAAGGTTTGGTGTTGTGCCGCTCTTGCTGCTGCTGGCAATCATCTGTGTTTTAGCAGCCATGATGACCTTTTGGTTTC